Genomic segment of Paenibacillus sp. FSL R5-0912:
CGGATAAGAGAAGGTTACATTGTCGAACTCCACAAAACCACGCATTCCGTCACGGCCGTCAGCATGGGTAGCCGTAGCTGTAGTCTTCAGGTCTGCAGTTGTCGGATCTGTAATTTCAGGCTGCATATCGAGGACTTCATTGATACGCAGTGCAGAGGCAGAGGCTCTTGGAATCAGGACAAACATCATTGAAACCATGATGAGGGAGAACATAATCTGCATTGCATATTGAATGAAGGCCATCAGTGAACCTACCTGGAGATCACCGTCTCCAATCCGGATTCCACCATAATAGAGGATAGCGATCATGGAGAAGTTCATTACGATCATCATCAGCGGCATCAGTCCGGCCATAACTTTATTCACTTTGATTGCAGTATCCGTCAGATCTGCATTGGCCAGACTAAACCGCTTATTCTCATGCTCAATCCGGTTGAACGAGCGGATGACGCGGATACCGGTCAAATGCTCTCGCAGCACAAGGTTTAATTTGTCCAGCTTGATCTGGATGGCTTTAAACAGCGGAAGTCCCTTCATTCCAATGAAGAAGATCGCTCCAACCAGCAGCGGAATCACCACTACAAAGATCAGCGAGAGCTTGGCATCCTCAGACACCGCCATAATAATCCCGCCGATCATCATCATCGGAGCACCAATCATCATGCGAAGCATCATTGTTAATACAGTCTGGACTTGTGTAATATCGTTGGTAGTACGTGTAATCAACGAAGCCGTACCCAGCTTGTCGAATTCATGCAGCGTGAAATTCTCGACATGGTTGAACATCCGTGACCGGGTGTTCTTACCGAAGCCCGCTGCTATCTTAGCCGACAGATAGCTGGCAACAATGGAGCAGGCTGCACCGCCGGCCGCTACGAGCAGCATGAAGCCGCCGATTCTCCAGATGTAATTCTGGTCGCCGTTCACAATCCCCCTATCAATAATGTCACTCATCAGGGTCGGAAGATACAAATCTCCCATGGACTGCAGGAATACGAGAATCAGTACTGCGGCTATTGCCAATCGGAAGGGTCTCAAATGCTTTAGTAATTTAATCAAGTTTCTCATCTCCGTTCATTTGTAACCGGTCTAGATTTGGCGGTGGATTGTCTTTCATGAAGGCATGTACTTTAAGCAGCAGCTCTGCCAGCTGATCGGACTCTTCCTCACCCAGATACTCCACCATTTTGTTAAGCGTGGCGTCCATATGCTTCTTGGCCTTGCGGGTAATAATTTTCCCCTGTTCCGTCAACTTGATGCGTACCACTCTCCGGTCGGAGACGTCGGCTTGCCGTTCCACCATGTGCTTAGCCTCCAGACTGTTGATCAGCTGTGTGACCGTAGGCGGAGTCAGCCCCAGAAAGCGGCTGATTTCAGAAACCTTGAGTCCTACATCAGATGAATGGGACGCCCGTGCAATACATATCAATAAAGTCATCTCACTTGGCTTATGACCCTCCACGGAATGATACAGGTGGCCTTTGCGCAGCTGCCGGAGTGCGGAGAAAAGCTTGTGTCCGACTGAATTTTCATCTTCTCTATTTATCCCAATGTTCCCACCTCTTTTTTAGTTAGGTATACAAATAATTAAATACTATATTAATTAGGCTACCTAATTATATTTTCCGGGCAATACTTTGTCAATTCCTGAATTCGCTATCAATTATTACAGATTGAAGAACGCAGGTTGAGGGATGTTTGTGCTTTTTTCACATAATTACGCATAAATGCTCCCGCGACACGGATGGCCGGGGAGTGATCCTTAGATAAGGCAATGATAAAGTTAAACTACGCCAAAACGGGGGCTCTCATGATCAGTAATTTCCTCACGCTGTCTTACATCCCGTAGCAGCTCCCTGTAAGCGGTCTGCTGGGTGTCGGAGGAGGCGTCCCTGTTCAATTCGAACAGGGTCACACAATTAATGAAGTCCTTTCCGCTATTCAGCCTGACGGTTAGCCGCAGACATTGAATAATATAGTCAATTCCTTTGGAGTACTGTTTACGTGAGATATAATACATGGCTATCTGGTAATAGAGACGGTACACACGGTCTACATTAATCGGGTCCTGAAATTGTTCAAAACGCAGCATCTCCCTGGAAAAGCGTGACAGCACAGCGTCTGCAGAGAATCCGAAACGGTTGGCCGACTCCAGAATAATGACCATGCCGGATAGAATTTCACCGGGATGCTCTGCCAGAAAAGCTATATATGCCGGCAGCTCAGAAGTATTGCCCATTAATATCTCAAGGGTAAAGCTATTGGCTACAGCAAACAGCCGGAAGCTATCCACGGCACTGCGCCCTTCATCATCCAGCAGCTCAAACCATCCCAGATCTGCATACCCGGCGGTGTATTTCTTGGCCTGCTCATATTCTCCCTGCTTAGTAAGCGCCGAAGCCTTCAATAGATAGCCATGGCCATAATAGACTACCAGCGGGCGTTCCGCCTGGAAAGCCTCCACCCGTTTCCCCTTGCTTCTGCGCAATTCCTCCCGGTAGATCCCATGGGTTAATGCTCTCAGCTCATCGGCATATTTCTCTACATCCTTCCAGCGGTGCAATGCAAAGCATACCTTCGCCAGCTTAAGCAGCCCGTCCAGCTGCATGTCCTCGGGAAGCAGACCGCGGAACGGCTCAAAGCGGATTACAGCGCGCAGCTTCTGTTCCATGTCCACATCAGGTGTAGACTGCAGGGATTTGAACATACGATACTGGCTGATGGCCATCCGTTCCGAGTAGCTATCCGGCTCATTCTCTACAATAAGCCTGTAGAACACGACCGATTCCTGTGTCTTGCCGCTGCAGAACAGCCTCTCCGCTACCGTATAGATGATATCCAGCGGTTTAGGATATTCCATAATCCTGCTCAAGACTTCATCAATACACTGCTGCTTGCCAATTTCGGCACAGCGGACCAAAAAAGGCTCCATACGGCGGCGTGAAATTCTGTCCTCACTAAAGCACTCTTCCACAAATAGCGGATACAGCCAGCCCTCCGGGAATCCGAAGGCCCGGGTCATCGCATCCAATTGTCTCAGAGAAACCGGCTTAGGCGGATTACCATGAAGGATCGCACTGAGACTGCCGCGGTTCAGTCCGGATATTTTGGCAAATGAGGCAAGATTATGGCCCGAGCGGGATAAATTTTTCTCAA
This window contains:
- a CDS encoding ABC transporter ATP-binding protein, which encodes MIKLLKHLRPFRLAIAAVLILVFLQSMGDLYLPTLMSDIIDRGIVNGDQNYIWRIGGFMLLVAAGGAACSIVASYLSAKIAAGFGKNTRSRMFNHVENFTLHEFDKLGTASLITRTTNDITQVQTVLTMMLRMMIGAPMMMIGGIIMAVSEDAKLSLIFVVVIPLLVGAIFFIGMKGLPLFKAIQIKLDKLNLVLREHLTGIRVIRSFNRIEHENKRFSLANADLTDTAIKVNKVMAGLMPLMMIVMNFSMIAILYYGGIRIGDGDLQVGSLMAFIQYAMQIMFSLIMVSMMFVLIPRASASALRINEVLDMQPEITDPTTADLKTTATATHADGRDGMRGFVEFDNVTFSYPGAEQPALSGITFSARPGEITAIIGGTGSGKSTLLNMIPRFYDAIEGSIRVDGVDVRQMTQEDLRSKIGYIPQKAVLFTGTINENIRYGKEDATDDEILHAAKVAQAYDFVTAMKDGFNSEISQGGGNVSGGQKQRLSIARALVRKPEVYLFDDSFSALDFKTDAKLRAALKGETTESTVLIVAQRVSTVMDADRIIVLDDGEIVGMGTHRELLDNNEVYREIVSSQLSEEEIA
- a CDS encoding MarR family winged helix-turn-helix transcriptional regulator — its product is MTLLICIARASHSSDVGLKVSEISRFLGLTPPTVTQLINSLEAKHMVERQADVSDRRVVRIKLTEQGKIITRKAKKHMDATLNKMVEYLGEEESDQLAELLLKVHAFMKDNPPPNLDRLQMNGDEKLD